From the genome of Miscanthus floridulus cultivar M001 chromosome 10, ASM1932011v1, whole genome shotgun sequence, one region includes:
- the LOC136484980 gene encoding ER lumen protein-retaining receptor-like, whose amino-acid sequence MNVFRLAGDMTHLLSVVVLLLKIHTIKSCAGISLKTQELYALVFAARYLDLFVHFVSLYNTVMKLVFLASSFSIVWYMKQHKIVRRTYDKDHDTFRHYVLVLPCLFLALLINEKFTFREVMWAFSIYLEAVAIFPQLVLVQRTRNIDNLTGQYVFFLGAYRVLYILNWIYRYFTEPHFVHWISWVAGIVQTLLYADFFYYYIMSWKNNVKLELPA is encoded by the exons ATGAACGTGTTCCGGCTGGCGGGGGACATGACCCACCTCCTCAGCGTGGTGGTGCTGCTCCTCAAGATCCACACTATCAAGTCGTGCGCAG GCATATCTCTGAAGACGCAGGAGCTGTATGCACTTGTTTTTGCAGCCCGGTATCTGGACCTGTTTGTTCATTTTGTGTCTCTGTATAACACTGTCATGAAGCTGGTCTTCTTGGCAAGTTCTTTCTCGATAGTTTGGTACATGAAGCAGCATAAGATTGTGCGGAGGACCTATGACAAGGATCATGACACCTTTCGCCATTACGTTTTAGTGTTGCCTTGTCTTTTTCTGGCTCTCCTCATTAATGAGAAGTTTACTTTTAGAGAG GTGATGTGGGCATTCTCCATTTATTTGGAAGCTGTCGCGATATTTCCACAACTTGTTTTGGTACAGCGGACAAGGAATATTGACAACCTGACTGGCCAATATGTCTTCTTCTTGGG TGCCTACCGCGTGCTTTATATCCTTAACTGGATTTACCGATACTTCACTGAGCCCCATTTTGTCCACTGGATAA GTTGGGTGGCAGGAATAGTGCAAACTCTGTTGTATGCTGACTTCTTCTATTATTACATAATGAG CTGGAAGAACAATGTGAAGCTAGAGCTGCCAGCTTAA